In a genomic window of Passer domesticus isolate bPasDom1 chromosome 3, bPasDom1.hap1, whole genome shotgun sequence:
- the ALDH8A1 gene encoding 2-aminomuconic semialdehyde dehydrogenase isoform X1 yields the protein MAHSKALLVLENFIGGKFVPCSSYIDSYNPSTGDVYCRVPDSGKEEVEAAVKAAKDAFPIWSSKSPLERSQILNKLADLIEHDLEAFAQAESKDQGKTITFARTVDIPRAVHNFRFFASSILHHVTECTEMPTMGCVHYTSRAPVGVAGLISPWNLPLYLLTWKIAPAIACGNTVVAKPSEMTSVTAWMMCKLLEKAGVPPGVVNVVFGTGAKAGEALVCHPDVPLISFTGSTLTAQRITEKSAPHCKRLSLELGGKNPAIIFDDADLSQCIPTTVRSSFANQGEICLCTSRIFVQRGIYSEFLKRFVAEAKKWKTGNPSDPTIDVGALISKEHLEKVRTYVKKAQAEGARILCGEGVDPLALPPGNQKGYFMLPTVIAEVKDESCCMQEEIFGPVTCVVAFDTEEEVIRRANGVKYGLAATVWSGNVGRVHRVAHRLQSGLVWTNCWLVRDLNLPFGGMKASGIGREGAKDSYEFFTEVKTITIKH from the exons GTGGAAGCTGCTGTCAAAGCTGCCAAAGATGCCTTCCCAATTTGGTCCTCAAAAAGTCCATTGGAAAGATCTCAGATCCTGAACAAGTTGGCAGACCTGATTGAACATGACCTGGAAGCGTTTGCACAAGCAGAGTCAAAGGATCAGG gAAAAACGATTACGTTTGCCAGAACGGTGGACATCCCTCGGGCTGTGCACAACTTCCGATTCTTTGCCTCTTCCATCCTTCATCACGTCACAGAGTGCACCGAAATGCCAACCATGGGCTGTGTGCACTACACCTCGAGGGCACCTGTGGGAGTTG cTGGTTTAATCAGTCCTTGGAATTTGCCACTGTATTTGTTGACTTGGAAAATAGCTCCTGCCATTGCATGTGGAAATACTGTGGTTGCCAAGCCAAGTGAGATGACATCTGTCACAGCCTGGATGATGTGCAAGCTCTTGGAGAAAGCAG GGGTGCCTCCTGGGGTGGTGAATGTCGTGTTTGGAACAGGGGCCAAGGCAGGAGAGGCCCTGGTGTGCCACCCCGACGTGCCTCTGATCTCCTTCACGGGCAGCACGCTGACGGCGCAGCGGATCACGGAGAAAAGCGCTCCGCACTGCAAGCGCCTCTCGCTGGAGCTGGGAGGCAAAAACCCCGCCATCATCTTCGATGATGCCGACTTGAGCCAGTGCATCCCCACCACCGTGAGGTCCAGCTTTGCCAACCAG GGTGAGATCTGTCTCTGCACCTCCAGGATCTTTGTTCAGAGGGGAATTTACAGTGAGTTTTTGAAGAGGTTTGTGGCTGAGGCCAAGAAGTGGAAGACTGGGAATCCCTCAGATCCTACAATTGATGTGGGAGCACTAATAAGTAAAGAGCATCTAGAAAAG gtAAGGACCTACGTGAAGAAAGCCCAGGCTGAAGGAGCCAGGATCCTCTGTGGAGAGGGAGTGGATCCTTTGGCCCTCCCACCTGGCAACCAGAAAGGCTATTTCATGTTGCCCACAGTAATTGCTGAAGTCAAGGATGAATCCTGTTGCATGCAAGAAGAGATCTTTGGTCCTGTGACATGTGTGGTAGCATTTGATACAGAAGAGGAGGTGATCAGAAGAGCCAATGGTGTGAAATACGGCTTGGCAGCCACGGTGTGGTCTGGCAACGTGGGACGCGTTCACAGGGTGGCACACAGGCTGCAGTCTGGATTGGTGTGGACCAACTGCTGGCTTGTGAGAGACCTGAACTTGCCATTTGGTGGGATGAAAGCCTCAGGCataggcagggagggagcaaaGGATTCCTACGAGTTCTTTACTGAGGTCAAAACTATCACAATAAAGCACTGA